In Myxococcus stipitatus, the following are encoded in one genomic region:
- a CDS encoding ABC transporter permease: METFLQDVRYALRSLRKSPGFVLVAVLALALGIGANSAVFSVVNGVLLKPPPFSEPERLVHVWGNYAKANLKDIWVSVPEYRDYLTMPKVFGSVGIYAEENVTLTGGDAPERLLAVFSSASLFPTLGVAPVLGRSFTVEEETPGRERVLVLTHKAWRARFAEDPKVLGRELQLDGNTYTVVGVLPPGVEYPAGADVYVPFAPTPEQASEDNRGNHYLGMVARLKPGVTLAAAQADLLRVGKEMETLYPRNYQDLGWSISVESLEDKVVGGVRGTLWLLLGAVGFVLMVACGSVANLLLARAAAREREVSIRAALGAGRGRLVAQFLTESFVLSAVGGALGLLLAVWGTDVLLAMVGDGLPRATEVRLDVTSVFFTLGVTLLTAVVFGLVPALQASRVDLNSTMREGARGTQGGRSSRLRSGLVMGQVAFALVLLVGAGLFMRSFHALGNVDAGFTPEGVLTGEVTLPAARYGTPEEKRAFQQELLGRVRALPGVESAGAANMLPLGGRSDTSFDIEGRARVPGEMWPAVETRFATTDYLRALRVRLLDGRMLEEMDGPDAAGAVVINKAFADIYWPKGDALGQRLKLHRDGSRWSTVVGIVEDLREWGLDTPARPTAYYAAAQMPLTYVKLAVRVKQGGPESLRTALEAEVRALDANLPLFNVSSMTQRVDKSIGSRRLSAVLMGLFAGTALLLAALGISGVIGYSVAQRTREMGIRMALGAGRGDVLRLVLRQGLGLVGVGLGVGLVLSLGLVRLLRTLLFGVGAYDPWTFGAVPLVLLGVALLATWLPARRATRVDPIIALKAD; this comes from the coding sequence ATGGAAACCTTCCTCCAGGATGTCCGATACGCGCTGCGTTCGCTGCGCAAGAGCCCGGGCTTCGTGCTGGTCGCGGTGCTCGCGCTGGCGCTGGGTATCGGCGCCAACAGCGCGGTCTTCAGCGTGGTGAATGGCGTGCTGCTCAAGCCGCCGCCGTTCTCCGAGCCCGAGCGGCTGGTGCACGTCTGGGGCAACTACGCCAAGGCGAACCTGAAGGACATCTGGGTGTCGGTGCCCGAGTACCGGGACTACCTGACGATGCCCAAGGTCTTCGGCTCGGTGGGAATCTACGCGGAAGAGAACGTCACGCTCACCGGCGGAGACGCTCCGGAGCGCCTGCTCGCGGTGTTCTCCTCGGCCTCGCTGTTCCCCACGTTGGGCGTGGCGCCGGTGCTGGGCCGGAGCTTCACCGTGGAGGAGGAGACACCGGGCCGTGAGCGGGTGTTGGTGCTCACGCACAAGGCCTGGCGCGCGCGCTTCGCCGAGGACCCGAAGGTGCTGGGGCGCGAGCTCCAATTGGATGGGAACACGTACACGGTGGTGGGCGTGCTGCCGCCGGGCGTGGAGTACCCGGCGGGCGCGGATGTGTATGTGCCCTTCGCGCCGACGCCGGAGCAGGCCTCGGAGGACAACCGTGGCAACCACTACCTGGGCATGGTGGCGCGGCTGAAGCCAGGCGTGACGCTGGCGGCGGCCCAGGCGGACCTGCTTCGCGTGGGCAAGGAGATGGAGACGCTCTACCCGCGGAACTACCAGGACTTGGGCTGGTCCATCTCCGTGGAGTCGCTGGAGGACAAGGTGGTGGGCGGCGTGCGAGGCACGCTGTGGCTCCTGCTGGGCGCGGTGGGCTTCGTGCTGATGGTGGCGTGCGGCAGCGTGGCCAACCTGTTGCTTGCGCGGGCGGCGGCGCGGGAGCGCGAGGTGTCGATTCGCGCGGCGCTGGGCGCGGGGCGCGGCAGGCTGGTGGCGCAGTTCCTCACGGAGAGCTTCGTGTTGTCCGCGGTGGGTGGGGCGCTGGGGCTGCTCCTGGCCGTGTGGGGCACGGACGTGCTGCTGGCCATGGTGGGTGACGGGCTGCCTCGCGCGACCGAGGTGCGGCTGGATGTCACCTCGGTGTTCTTCACGTTGGGCGTGACGCTGCTCACGGCCGTGGTGTTCGGCCTGGTGCCCGCGCTCCAGGCGAGCCGCGTGGACTTGAACTCGACGATGCGCGAGGGCGCTCGTGGAACGCAGGGCGGCAGGTCGAGCCGGCTGCGCTCGGGGCTGGTGATGGGGCAGGTGGCCTTCGCGCTGGTGCTGCTGGTGGGCGCGGGGCTCTTCATGCGCAGCTTCCATGCGCTGGGCAACGTGGACGCGGGCTTCACGCCGGAGGGGGTCCTCACGGGTGAGGTGACGCTGCCGGCCGCGCGTTATGGGACGCCGGAGGAGAAGCGGGCGTTCCAGCAGGAGCTGCTTGGCCGGGTGCGGGCGCTGCCCGGTGTGGAGTCCGCGGGGGCGGCGAACATGCTGCCCCTGGGGGGCCGGTCGGATACCAGCTTCGACATCGAGGGGCGCGCGCGGGTGCCGGGCGAGATGTGGCCGGCGGTGGAGACGCGCTTCGCCACCACGGACTATCTGCGCGCGCTGCGGGTGCGGCTGCTCGATGGGCGGATGCTCGAGGAGATGGACGGCCCGGACGCGGCCGGGGCGGTGGTCATCAACAAGGCCTTCGCCGACATCTACTGGCCGAAGGGAGACGCGCTGGGCCAGCGGCTGAAGCTGCACCGCGACGGCTCCCGGTGGTCGACGGTGGTGGGCATCGTGGAGGACCTGCGGGAGTGGGGACTGGATACACCCGCGCGCCCGACGGCGTACTACGCGGCGGCGCAGATGCCGCTCACCTACGTGAAGCTGGCGGTGCGCGTGAAGCAGGGCGGTCCGGAGTCCTTGCGCACGGCGCTCGAGGCCGAGGTGCGGGCGCTCGATGCCAACCTGCCCTTGTTCAACGTGTCGTCGATGACGCAGCGGGTGGACAAGTCCATCGGCTCCCGTCGGTTGTCGGCGGTGCTGATGGGGTTGTTCGCGGGCACGGCGCTGCTGCTGGCGGCGCTGGGGATTTCGGGGGTGATTGGCTACTCGGTGGCGCAGCGCACGCGGGAGATGGGCATCCGCATGGCGTTGGGCGCCGGGCGCGGCGACGTGTTGAGGCTGGTGCTGCGGCAGGGCCTGGGGCTGGTGGGAGTGGGGCTGGGCGTGGGCCTGGTGTTGTCGCTGGGACTGGTCCGGTTGCTGCGTACGCTGCTGTTCGGCGTGGGGGCGTATGACCCGTGGACCTTCGGCGCGGTGCCCCTGGTGTTGTTGGGCGTGGCGCTGCTGGCGACGTGGCTGCCCGCGCGGCGGGCCACGCGTGTGGACCCCATCATCGCGTTGAAGGCGGACTAG
- a CDS encoding ABC transporter permease codes for MDTLLQDARYALRSLRKSPGFALVAVLALALGIGANSAVFSVVNGVLLKPPPFSEPDRLVDVSNDFGRAGRKGLSSSVVEYREYRELPSVFTSVAAFSDDDVTLTGVDTPQHLRVVDATASFLPTLGVEPALGRNFTEGEETPGSEKVVMLTHQTWRTHFSQDPGVLGRTLQLDGEPYTVVGVLPRGVTYPAGADLYRPFAPSADLASEEKRETRFLDVLARLKPGVTMEAAARDLARVSQSLAAVHPKYEQGRRTIGLTSLEDEVVGDVRGTLWLLLGAVGFVLMVACGSVANLLLARAAAREREVSIRAALGAGRGRLMAQFLTESFVLSLAGGALGLLLAMWGTDMLLALVGEALPRAAEVRLDVRSLLFTGGVSLLSGLLFGLMPALQASRADLNAAMREGSRGTAGGRSGRLRSGLVVGQVAFALVLLVGAGLFGKSLLALVSVDPGFRPEGVLTAQMSLPGVGYATPERQVSFHRELVRRLQSLPGVESVGLTNLLPLGRSMTFGFAIDGRTKGPDEVWPAVQFRTVSADYLSTLGFKLRQGRWLEEADSAGAAGAVVINKTFADVYWPQGNALGQRLRLNRPGAEWTTVVGIVEDAREWALDKPMVPMAYYSLSQLGGANLALALRVKAGNPELLRSAVESELRAVDADVPLFGVAPLTRLVDESIGNHRLAALLMGLFAGTALLLASLGLAGVIGYSVAQRTREMGIRMALGAAKSDVLALVLRQGLKLAGLGVGLGLVLSLGLAHLLRTLLYGVAAYDAWTFVGVAALLGGVALLATWLPARRATRVDPIIALRAE; via the coding sequence ATGGACACGTTGCTTCAGGATGCTCGCTACGCGCTGCGCTCGCTGCGCAAGAGCCCGGGCTTCGCGTTGGTGGCGGTGTTGGCGCTGGCGCTGGGCATCGGCGCGAACAGCGCGGTCTTCAGCGTGGTGAACGGCGTGCTGCTCAAGCCGCCGCCGTTCTCCGAGCCCGACCGGTTGGTGGACGTGTCGAACGACTTCGGGCGCGCGGGGCGCAAGGGCCTGTCGTCCTCGGTGGTGGAGTACCGCGAGTACCGCGAGCTGCCGAGCGTCTTCACGTCCGTGGCCGCCTTCTCCGACGACGACGTGACGCTGACGGGCGTGGACACGCCGCAGCACCTGCGCGTGGTGGATGCCACCGCGTCCTTCCTCCCGACGCTGGGCGTGGAGCCCGCGCTGGGCCGCAACTTCACGGAAGGGGAGGAGACGCCGGGCAGCGAGAAGGTCGTGATGCTCACGCACCAGACGTGGCGGACGCACTTCTCGCAAGACCCCGGGGTGTTGGGGCGCACGCTCCAACTCGATGGTGAGCCGTACACGGTGGTGGGGGTGTTGCCCCGAGGTGTCACGTATCCGGCGGGCGCGGACCTCTACCGGCCCTTCGCGCCCTCGGCGGACCTGGCGTCCGAGGAGAAGCGGGAGACGCGCTTCCTGGACGTGCTGGCGCGGCTGAAGCCCGGCGTGACGATGGAGGCGGCGGCCCGGGACCTGGCGCGGGTGTCGCAATCGCTGGCGGCGGTTCATCCCAAGTACGAGCAGGGCCGGCGCACCATCGGCCTTACGTCGCTGGAGGACGAGGTGGTGGGCGACGTGCGCGGCACGCTGTGGCTGCTGTTGGGCGCGGTGGGCTTCGTGCTGATGGTGGCGTGCGGCAGCGTGGCCAACCTGCTGCTGGCGCGGGCGGCGGCGCGGGAGCGCGAGGTGTCGATTCGCGCGGCGCTGGGCGCGGGGCGCGGCAGGCTGATGGCGCAGTTCCTCACCGAGAGCTTCGTGTTGTCGCTGGCGGGCGGAGCGCTGGGGTTGCTGCTGGCGATGTGGGGCACGGACATGCTGCTGGCGCTGGTGGGGGAGGCGCTTCCGCGCGCGGCGGAGGTGCGGCTGGATGTGCGCTCGCTCCTGTTCACCGGTGGGGTGAGCCTGCTGTCGGGCCTGCTCTTCGGGTTGATGCCCGCGCTCCAGGCGAGCCGCGCGGACCTGAACGCGGCGATGCGCGAGGGCTCGCGAGGCACGGCGGGCGGCCGCTCGGGCCGGCTGCGCTCCGGGCTGGTGGTGGGGCAGGTGGCCTTCGCGCTGGTGTTGCTGGTGGGCGCGGGGTTGTTCGGCAAGAGCCTGCTGGCGCTCGTGTCCGTGGACCCGGGCTTCCGTCCGGAGGGCGTGCTCACCGCGCAGATGTCGCTGCCCGGGGTGGGCTATGCCACGCCGGAGCGGCAGGTGTCCTTCCATCGCGAGCTCGTGAGGCGTCTCCAGTCGCTTCCGGGGGTGGAGTCCGTGGGGCTCACCAACCTGCTGCCGCTGGGGCGGTCGATGACGTTCGGCTTCGCCATCGACGGCCGGACGAAGGGCCCCGACGAGGTGTGGCCGGCGGTGCAGTTCCGCACCGTCAGCGCGGACTACCTGAGCACGCTGGGCTTCAAGCTGCGTCAGGGACGCTGGCTGGAGGAGGCGGACAGCGCGGGCGCCGCGGGTGCGGTGGTCATCAACAAGACCTTCGCGGACGTGTACTGGCCGCAGGGCAACGCGCTGGGACAGCGGCTGAGGCTCAACCGTCCCGGCGCGGAGTGGACCACGGTGGTGGGCATCGTCGAGGACGCGCGTGAGTGGGCCTTGGACAAGCCCATGGTGCCCATGGCGTATTACTCGCTGTCGCAGCTGGGCGGGGCGAACCTGGCGCTCGCGCTGCGCGTCAAGGCGGGCAACCCGGAGCTTTTGCGCTCGGCGGTGGAGTCGGAGTTGCGCGCGGTGGACGCGGACGTGCCGCTGTTCGGTGTGGCGCCGCTGACGCGGCTGGTGGACGAGTCCATTGGCAACCACCGGCTGGCCGCGCTGCTGATGGGTCTGTTCGCGGGCACGGCGCTGCTGCTGGCGTCGCTGGGGCTCGCGGGCGTCATCGGCTACTCGGTGGCGCAGCGCACGCGGGAGATGGGCATCCGCATGGCGTTGGGCGCGGCGAAGTCGGATGTGCTGGCGCTGGTGCTGCGCCAGGGCTTGAAGCTGGCGGGGCTGGGCGTGGGGCTGGGCCTGGTGTTGTCGCTGGGGCTGGCCCACCTGTTGCGCACGCTGTTGTACGGCGTGGCGGCATACGACGCGTGGACGTTCGTGGGAGTGGCCGCGCTGCTGGGTGGCGTGGCGTTGTTGGCGACGTGGCTGCCCGCGCGGCGGGCCACGCGTGTGGACCCCATCATCGCTTTGCGAGCGGAGTAG
- a CDS encoding ABC transporter permease: METFLRDLRYTLRSLRASPGFTLVAVLALALGIGANSAVFSVVNGVLLTPPPFEAPDRLLHLSNDIKKANLEGISVSYPEYQDFATLPRVFSSVAAYTWRDMTLTGGASAQRFGVSQGTSTLFTTLGVTPVLGRGFTEEEAKPGAQKVVVLTHKAWRTVFSEDPQVLGKSLQLDGEPYTVVGVLPRGVAYPEGTELYVPFIPKPAETTSRTSRFLTALARMKPGVTLEQARADVARVAGEMATLEPRYNGIGWSIRSTSLEEQVVGDVRGTLWLLLGAVGFVLLVACSSVANLMLARAAARQREVSIRAALGASRGRLVAQFLTESLVLSTVGGAAGLLFAMWGTDALLAYVGDVLPRVSQVHLDLTSVAFTVGVTLFTGLVFGLVPALQASRADLNSTMREGSRGTESRRSGRLRSGLVVGQVALALVLLVGAGLVMKSLLALRDVDEGFTPEGVLTGRIALPAARYSEPARKLAFQRDLLERLKGLPGVESAGITNLLPLGGITTRGLEFESRPETPGEMLPAVDFRVASPDYLRTLKVKLLQGRLHEGIGELNAPSEVVINKTFADVYWPQGNALGQRITLEPEKRWSTVVGIVDDLREWGLSSPARPAAYWSLASAPGSFMGLVVRVKSGAPESVRSAVEAELRVVDSDVPLYGVAALTQVVDESIGSRSLLAWLMGLFAGTALLLAALGIAGVVGYSVTRRTREMGIRMALGAARSDVLLLVLRQGLTLAGLGVAMGLVMSLVLTRFLGSLLYGVTAYDPWTFVSVAALLSTVALLATWLPARRASRVDPIISLKAE; encoded by the coding sequence ATGGAGACGTTTCTTCGCGACTTGCGCTACACGCTGCGCTCCCTGCGCGCGAGCCCGGGCTTCACGTTGGTGGCGGTGCTGGCGCTGGCGCTGGGCATCGGCGCCAACAGCGCGGTCTTCAGCGTGGTGAACGGCGTGTTGCTCACGCCGCCGCCCTTCGAGGCGCCGGACCGGCTGCTGCACCTGTCCAACGACATCAAGAAGGCGAACCTGGAGGGCATCTCCGTCTCGTATCCGGAGTACCAGGACTTCGCCACGCTGCCGCGCGTGTTCAGCTCGGTGGCGGCGTACACCTGGCGGGACATGACGCTGACGGGAGGGGCCTCGGCGCAGCGCTTCGGCGTGTCGCAGGGCACCTCCACGCTGTTCACCACGTTGGGCGTGACGCCGGTGTTGGGCCGGGGCTTCACGGAGGAGGAGGCGAAGCCCGGCGCGCAGAAGGTGGTGGTGCTGACGCACAAGGCCTGGCGCACCGTCTTCTCGGAGGACCCGCAGGTGCTGGGCAAGTCCCTGCAACTCGACGGTGAGCCGTACACCGTGGTGGGCGTGCTGCCCCGTGGCGTGGCGTATCCCGAGGGCACCGAGCTCTACGTGCCCTTCATCCCCAAGCCCGCGGAGACCACGTCGCGCACCTCGCGCTTCCTCACCGCCCTGGCGCGGATGAAGCCGGGGGTGACGCTGGAGCAGGCGCGCGCGGACGTGGCCCGAGTCGCCGGGGAGATGGCGACGCTGGAGCCTCGCTACAATGGGATTGGGTGGTCCATCCGAAGCACCTCGCTGGAGGAGCAGGTGGTGGGCGACGTGCGCGGGACGCTGTGGCTGTTGTTGGGCGCGGTGGGCTTCGTGCTGCTGGTGGCGTGCAGCAGCGTGGCGAACCTGATGCTGGCCCGCGCGGCGGCGCGTCAGCGTGAGGTCTCCATCCGCGCGGCGCTGGGCGCGAGCCGGGGGCGATTGGTGGCGCAGTTCCTCACCGAGAGCCTGGTGCTGTCCACGGTGGGCGGCGCGGCCGGACTCCTGTTCGCGATGTGGGGCACGGACGCGCTCCTGGCCTACGTGGGGGACGTGCTGCCTCGCGTGTCGCAGGTGCACCTGGACCTGACGTCGGTGGCCTTCACGGTGGGGGTGACGCTGTTCACGGGCCTCGTGTTCGGTCTGGTGCCCGCGCTGCAAGCAAGCCGCGCGGATTTGAACTCGACGATGCGCGAGGGCTCCCGTGGGACGGAGAGCCGGCGCTCGGGGCGGCTTCGCTCGGGGCTGGTGGTGGGGCAGGTGGCGCTCGCGTTGGTGTTGCTCGTGGGCGCGGGGCTGGTGATGAAGAGCCTGCTCGCGCTGCGCGACGTCGACGAGGGCTTCACGCCGGAGGGCGTGCTGACGGGGCGCATCGCGCTGCCGGCCGCGCGCTACTCGGAGCCCGCGCGCAAGCTGGCTTTCCAGCGCGACCTGCTGGAGCGGTTGAAGGGACTCCCGGGAGTGGAGTCGGCGGGAATCACCAACCTGTTGCCCCTGGGCGGCATCACCACGCGGGGCCTCGAGTTCGAGAGCCGTCCCGAGACGCCGGGCGAGATGCTGCCCGCGGTGGACTTCCGGGTGGCGAGCCCTGACTACCTGCGCACGCTGAAGGTGAAGCTGCTCCAGGGCCGCCTGCACGAGGGCATCGGCGAGCTGAACGCGCCCTCCGAAGTGGTCATCAACAAGACCTTCGCGGACGTGTACTGGCCGCAGGGCAACGCGCTGGGGCAGCGCATCACGCTGGAGCCCGAGAAGCGCTGGTCGACGGTGGTGGGCATCGTGGATGACCTGCGCGAGTGGGGGCTGTCCTCGCCCGCGCGGCCCGCGGCCTACTGGTCGCTCGCGTCGGCGCCGGGGTCCTTCATGGGGCTGGTGGTTCGGGTGAAGTCGGGAGCCCCGGAGTCGGTGCGCTCGGCGGTGGAGGCGGAGCTGCGCGTGGTGGACTCGGACGTGCCGCTGTATGGCGTGGCGGCGCTCACCCAGGTGGTGGATGAGTCCATCGGTTCACGGAGTTTGTTGGCCTGGTTGATGGGGCTGTTCGCCGGGACGGCGTTGCTCCTCGCGGCGTTGGGCATCGCGGGTGTCGTGGGCTACTCCGTCACCCGGCGCACGCGTGAGATGGGCATCCGCATGGCGTTGGGCGCGGCGCGGTCGGATGTGCTGCTGCTGGTGCTTCGCCAGGGATTGACGTTGGCGGGTCTGGGCGTGGCCATGGGCCTGGTGATGTCGCTGGTGCTGACGCGCTTCCTGGGGTCGCTGCTGTACGGCGTGACGGCGTATGACCCGTGGACCTTCGTGAGCGTCGCGGCGCTCTTGAGCACGGTGGCGCTGCTGGCCACGTGGCTGCCGGCGCGCCGGGCCTCGCGTGTGGACCCCATCATCTCGTTGAAGGCGGAGTAA
- a CDS encoding ABC transporter permease, with the protein METFLRDLRYTLRSLRASPGFTLVAVLALALGIGANSAVFSVVNGVLLTPPPFEAPDRLLHLSNDIKKAGLEDVGISVPEYQDFATLPRVFSSVAAYTWRDMTLTGGGAAQRFGVVHGTSTLFPTLGVTPVLGRGFTEEEAKPGAQKVVVLTHKAWRAYFAEDPRVLGKTMQLDGEPYTVVGVLPRGVAYPLKADLFVPLVPNAEWVHSRTNRHLSSLARMKPGVTLEQVRADVARVAQEMEAGEPLYQGMGWSIRTTPLEERVVGKVRGALWLLLGAVGFVLLVACSSVANLLLSRAAAREREVSIRAALGASRGRLVSQFLTESLVLSAVGGGLGLLFALWGTDALLAFVGDGLPRVAQVRLDMTSVAFTLGVSLLTGLVFGLVPALQASRADLNATMREGSRGTESGRSGRLRSGLVVGQVALALVLLVGASLVMKSLHALREVDEGFTSDGVLTGQVALPDARYSEPSRKLAFQRDLLERLKGLPGVESAGLTNILPLGGTVTRGLEFESRPEVPGEIPPAVDFRLASPGYLKTLNVKLLQGRLLESIGELDAPAEVVINKTFADLYWPQGNALGQRISLEPRKQWSTVVGVVEDLREWGLVVPARPAAYWSLAAMPSAYVGLVVRVKSGAPESVRSAVEAELRAVDSEVPLYNVAPLSRLVDESIGSRSLSAWLMGLFAGTALLLAALGIAGVVGYSVTRRTREMGIRMALGAARSDVLLLVLRQGLKLAGLGVAVGLVMSLGLARFLGALLYGVTAYDPWTFVGVAALLSTVALLATWLPARRASSVDPIISLRSE; encoded by the coding sequence ATGGAGACGTTTCTTCGAGACCTGCGCTACACGCTGCGCTCGTTGCGCGCGAGCCCGGGCTTCACGTTGGTGGCGGTGCTGGCGCTGGCGCTGGGCATCGGCGCCAACAGCGCGGTCTTCAGCGTGGTGAACGGCGTGCTGCTCACGCCGCCGCCCTTCGAGGCGCCGGACCGGCTGCTGCACTTGTCCAACGACATCAAGAAGGCGGGCCTGGAGGACGTCGGCATCTCGGTGCCGGAGTACCAGGACTTCGCCACGCTGCCGCGCGTGTTCAGCTCGGTGGCGGCGTACACCTGGCGGGACATGACGTTGACGGGTGGGGGCGCGGCGCAGCGCTTCGGCGTGGTGCATGGCACCTCCACGCTGTTCCCCACGTTGGGCGTGACGCCGGTGTTGGGCCGGGGCTTCACGGAGGAGGAGGCGAAGCCCGGCGCGCAGAAGGTGGTGGTGCTGACGCACAAGGCCTGGCGCGCGTACTTCGCGGAGGACCCGCGGGTGCTGGGCAAGACGATGCAGTTGGATGGCGAGCCGTACACCGTGGTGGGGGTGCTGCCCCGGGGTGTGGCGTATCCCCTGAAGGCCGACCTCTTCGTGCCCCTGGTTCCCAACGCGGAGTGGGTCCATTCACGAACGAACCGGCACCTGAGCTCCCTGGCGCGGATGAAGCCCGGGGTGACGCTGGAGCAGGTGCGCGCGGACGTGGCGCGAGTCGCCCAAGAGATGGAGGCGGGGGAACCTCTCTACCAGGGGATGGGCTGGTCCATCCGCACCACGCCGCTGGAGGAGCGGGTGGTGGGCAAGGTGCGCGGCGCTTTGTGGCTGTTGTTGGGCGCGGTGGGCTTCGTGTTGCTGGTGGCGTGCAGCAGCGTGGCCAACCTGCTCTTGTCCCGCGCGGCGGCGCGTGAGCGCGAGGTGTCCATCCGCGCGGCGCTGGGCGCGAGCCGGGGGCGACTGGTGTCGCAGTTCCTGACGGAGAGCCTGGTGCTGTCCGCCGTGGGCGGAGGACTGGGGCTCCTGTTCGCGCTGTGGGGCACGGACGCGCTCCTGGCCTTCGTGGGAGACGGGCTGCCTCGCGTGGCGCAGGTGCGGCTGGACATGACGTCGGTGGCCTTCACCCTGGGCGTGTCGCTGCTCACGGGCCTAGTGTTCGGTCTGGTGCCCGCGTTGCAGGCGAGCCGCGCGGACCTGAACGCGACGATGCGCGAGGGCTCGCGTGGGACGGAGAGCGGGCGCTCGGGGCGGCTGCGCTCGGGGCTGGTGGTGGGGCAGGTGGCGTTGGCGCTGGTGCTGCTCGTGGGCGCGAGCCTGGTGATGAAGAGCCTGCACGCGCTGCGGGAGGTCGACGAGGGCTTCACTTCGGACGGTGTGCTCACGGGGCAGGTCGCGTTGCCGGACGCGCGCTACTCGGAGCCGTCGCGCAAGCTGGCCTTCCAGCGAGACCTGCTGGAGCGCTTGAAGGGGCTCCCCGGGGTGGAGTCCGCGGGACTGACCAATATCCTGCCGCTCGGGGGCACCGTCACGCGCGGCCTGGAGTTCGAGAGCCGGCCGGAGGTTCCGGGCGAGATTCCTCCCGCGGTGGACTTCCGGTTGGCGAGCCCGGGGTACCTGAAAACGCTGAACGTGAAGCTGCTCCAGGGCCGGCTGCTCGAGAGCATCGGCGAGCTGGATGCGCCCGCGGAGGTGGTCATCAACAAGACGTTCGCGGACCTGTACTGGCCGCAGGGCAACGCGCTGGGACAGCGCATCTCGCTGGAGCCCAGGAAGCAGTGGTCGACGGTGGTGGGCGTGGTGGAGGACCTGCGTGAGTGGGGCCTGGTCGTGCCCGCGCGCCCCGCGGCCTACTGGTCCCTGGCGGCGATGCCGAGCGCGTATGTGGGGCTGGTGGTCCGGGTGAAGTCCGGAGCCCCGGAGTCGGTGCGCTCGGCGGTGGAGGCGGAGCTGCGCGCGGTGGACTCGGAGGTGCCGCTGTACAACGTGGCGCCGCTCTCGCGCCTCGTCGACGAGTCCATCGGCTCGCGGAGCCTGTCGGCCTGGTTGATGGGATTGTTCGCTGGCACGGCGCTGCTGCTCGCGGCGCTGGGCATCGCGGGGGTCGTGGGTTACTCCGTCACGCGGCGCACACGGGAGATGGGCATCCGCATGGCGTTGGGGGCGGCCCGGTCCGATGTGTTGTTGCTGGTGCTGCGCCAGGGCTTGAAGCTCGCGGGCCTGGGCGTGGCCGTGGGGCTGGTGATGTCGCTGGGACTGGCCCGCTTCCTGGGGGCGCTGCTGTACGGCGTGACGGCGTATGACCCGTGGACCTTCGTGGGTGTCGCCGCGCTCTTGAGCACGGTGGCGCTGCTGGCCACGTGGCTGCCGGCGCGGCGTGCGTCCAGCGTGGACCCCATCATCTCCTTGCGCTCCGAGTGA
- a CDS encoding ABC transporter ATP-binding protein, whose amino-acid sequence MSSPLISLRQIEKSYPLAGGRVWVLRNIDLDIQPGEFVTMMGPSGAGKSTLLSVMGMLDAEWKGEYFLDGQAVHGMKLKERGELSRRTIGFVFQQYHLLDNLTVAENLEVPLSYRDLKRGEREALVGDMLDRFQLVGKKDLFPSQLSGGQQQLVGIARALIASPKVLLADEPTGNLHSQQAKNIMEVFQTLNKQGTTIIQVTHSEANAAYGNRIIQLADGWLQK is encoded by the coding sequence ATGTCCTCACCTCTCATCTCCCTGCGGCAGATTGAAAAGTCCTATCCCCTGGCGGGAGGCCGCGTCTGGGTGCTGCGCAACATCGACCTGGACATCCAGCCCGGTGAGTTCGTCACGATGATGGGCCCGTCCGGCGCGGGCAAGTCCACGCTGCTGTCGGTGATGGGCATGCTCGATGCCGAGTGGAAGGGCGAGTACTTCCTGGACGGCCAGGCCGTGCACGGGATGAAGCTCAAGGAGCGCGGCGAGCTGTCCCGGCGCACCATCGGCTTCGTCTTCCAGCAGTACCACCTGCTCGACAACCTCACGGTGGCGGAGAACCTGGAGGTACCGCTGTCCTACCGCGACCTGAAGCGCGGTGAGCGCGAGGCGCTGGTGGGCGACATGCTGGACCGCTTCCAGCTCGTGGGGAAGAAGGACCTGTTCCCCTCGCAACTCTCCGGCGGCCAGCAGCAATTGGTGGGCATCGCCCGCGCGCTCATCGCCTCGCCCAAGGTGCTGTTGGCGGACGAGCCCACCGGCAACCTCCACTCGCAGCAGGCCAAGAACATCATGGAGGTGTTCCAGACGCTCAACAAGCAAGGCACCACCATCATCCAGGTGACGCACTCGGAGGCCAACGCGGCCTATGGGAACCGCATCATCCAGCTGGCGGACGGTTGGCTTCAGAAGTGA